The Populus alba chromosome 6, ASM523922v2, whole genome shotgun sequence genomic interval cctaaattttaattcattcttcctttattttattttacttgtttttcatcattagtttttttttatcattattatcctttttaaataaaataataataataattaaaataaaaatagttaaaaattgagttatgacaaACATTACATTACATGTATAGAAAACAGAAGGTGTGGAGTCCTAAATGCAGAGCAAACGATAGAAGCCtagcaagaaagaaagatgaaattgtaTAAAAACAAAGTCAACGAAAACAGAAGTATAGACCTCAAACCTTCTGCAGAAAGAAACCTAAAGATCAGTTCAGTAAAAGGCTGCATTTGACTTTGAAATTCTGCTATTTGCAAGTCATGCACATACACgcatttatatatgtatttaatgCACTGTCTCTGAGAGCTAGAATAGTACTGCGTCCACTAACATCAACTTGCTATGTCACTACCATGTGCCAGCTGCTGTCCACATGCCTTTGATCCTGCCTATTGTATTGTGGGAGCATTATGGGAGCAGCGCCGCTGCCCCTTTGAATTGTAGCCCTAGGCTGGCTAACTGCATTCAGCAAAATCATGGCGGAAGTGTTTTGTTTTACTGTGTACAAGTTGACCATCCATATGAAATACTCTATATATTGTTAGTTTTCTAGCAACTTCTCATCAGCTATCAAGGGATACTCCTCATCTTCAATATGGCACTCAACATCATTCCTCTTTTCTTCTCCATCTTCCTTGTTTCATTTCAGCCCTCCTTCTCCGTCGGCCAAACTGTTGTCAAAGGTGGTTACTGGTTTCCTGGTAGCGGCTTTGCAGTTTCTGACATAGATTCTACTCTTTTCACTCACCTTTTCTGTGCATTTGCCGATGTCAATAGCCAAACATATCAAGTTACAATCTCATCTTCAAACCAAGCTCAATTCCAAACCTTCACCACGACGGTCCAACGAAAAAACCCTTCAGTGAAAACCCTTTTGTCAATTGGTGGAGGTGGCTCCGATGTAAACACGTTTGCTTCAATGGCTAGACAGTCAAGTTCTCGTAAATCATTTATTGATTCCTCCATCAAGTTAGCAAGGTCTAACAATTTTCTTGGCCTCGACCTTGACTGGGAGTACCCTTCTGATTCTACACAAATGAAAAATTTTGGCACCCTTCTTACTGAGTGGAGGGCTGCTGTGGTCACTGAGGCTAAAAGTTCTGGCAAGACACCACTGCTGTTATCTGCAGCAGTTCTTTACTTACCATATTACTACTCGTCCTCCGTGACGTACCCTATCCAGGCTATATCAAACAGCCTGGATTGGATTAATCTAATGGCATATGATTTTTATGGCCCGGGATGGTCTCCATCAAGAACTGGACCTCCTGCTGCTTTATACAATTCTGGGAATCTAGAAAGTGGAGACAATGGGGTCAGGTCCTGGATTCAGGCTGGCATGTCTGCAAAGAAACTAGTTCTTGGCCTTCCCTTTTATGGCTGGTCATGGCGTCTGACAAATTCGAATAACAATGGCCTTTTTGCACCGGCCAATGGACAAGGCCTTGCAGGAGATGGATCAATAGGTTACAATCAGATCAAGCAGTACATAACCCAAAATAGAGCTACTAAAGTATTCAATGTCACTGTTGTTACAGACTACTGTTACAGTGGAACTACATGGATTGGCTACGATGATACTCAGAGTATCTCCACCAAGGTTGCATATGCTAAAGGGAAAGGCTTGTTAGGTTACTTTGCCTGGCATGTAGGTGCCGATGACAATTGGGCCCTTTCTTCTAAAGGTTAGTGTGGATTAATTATACTTATGTACGTTGAAAGGGTAGTAGCTCTACCAAAAAACTTCATTGTTACAACAACTCTAAGAATCAGATATAGATGTAACTGCTGAAATTAAAGACTTTACACAGCACCataatttcttctttgattaTCTGTCCAGTTCATGTCTTTCTGATATGAGATTCTTACTGTTGTGGCAGCATTGCAGACATGGGGAGCGTAGACAAGAGCTTGTTCCTGATCAAATAATAACCAAGAGACAGAAACACAGAATGTTTCTTCGATATCAAATATATATCCTTTGGCTTGTCCTTTATGGCAAAGTTAAAGAACTAAACATATGTACTACTGTCATGCTTATTGTGTTTATAAGCCTAAGTTAATAAATGAAACGGTTGAGAAACTTTTctctattaattaaaaaaaagtgcatacatttttctaacatttaaagttattatatacccttgtatattatattattacccCACTTTACTAAATGACttgaaaaacttaaaagagCTGCTGCTGGTATTGCTGTTCTTCATTTTCTACTTCTGTGGTCTCATCAGACAGTGAACTGagaattgatgattttatttggCTCAAATTGTGAACATTATATGTAActaattttgagaaaaagaaagactAAATTCTTATACCTCTCATTTTTGAAAAGGAAgagataattaatttctttgacTTTATTGGTTATGGATTTTTCTAAAGAGCGTGAGAAAAGATTAGATGGCTGAAAAGCACACAGAAAACAAGATAGTtaagaaaattacaaagaaaccACAGCATGGTGAATCCACAATATCTAGAGAGTAGGTAAACAAGACTTCCACAATACCATGTTTGTTTTAGTGTGTATTTTTTGAAGGCTAAGCCAAAGGAGCATGTATTTATAAATGTCGTGTTGAATTTTGCCTAAATTTTGAAAGGTCTGCAGAAGTTTGTCACAGGGAAGATTAGCAGAATTATCCAATTGTTCTTGATTCATGCGGCTACCTGAATTAACTTTGACCAAGACACTATCTAGATTTGTCAAGAATCACTCTTCTAGATGGGTTTCAGACTTTCAGCTGATTCATTTGACCATGGCATCAATCACTGTTGTATCTTATCTGATTAGATGTTTCGTGTGAAACTTCAACTTGTATCCCTCAGCCACGTTATTTATATGCAGGAAAAGCTTCTCCAATCTCCAGATTTCCATTATTTAAGGATATCCTGCTTACAAACAAGGATAGATTGATCTATCATTCATCAATCACGGAATTGACTACTGGATCCATGAGAGCATAAGCTAGCTAGTTACGCAGTTGAAAGCTCAAACAGCTTGTAATATCAAGCAAGATACGACAAAGACTTTTTCTCTATTCTAGTTAATAAGATCATGGACGCAACTGGATCATGGAATGCTTTATAGAAAATGTCAAAGTTGCTATATAAGAGGACATTATGTAATTTTTAGAATCAGCTTTACATATCAAGCAAGACAGCTTAGCACCTCTGATCAAATATGGCTGCCAGAACACTTCCATTCTTCTTAACTCTCCTATTTCTGCTTCAACTCCACTCCTCAGCTGGACAAAATGCAGTTAGAGCTGGATACTGGTTTCCTGGCAGTGGATTGCCAGTTTCCAGCATCGATTCCACCCTCTTCACTCACCTTTTTTGTGCCTTTGCTGATCTTGATCCCCAAACTAACCGGGTTATCATCTCGTCTGCAAACCAGGCTCAATTCTCTACCTTCACGCGAACTGTCCAACAAAAAAATCCTTCTGTCAAGACCCTCTTGTCTATCGGTGGAGGAGATGCAGATGAGACGGCCTTCGCCGGAATGGCTAGCCAAGCCGGTTCACGCAAATCATTTATTGACTCTTCAATCAATTTAGCAAGGTCTAATAACTTCCATGGCTTGGATCTTGATTGGGAGTATCCATCCACCACTACCCAGATGGCCAGCTTGGGTTTACTTCTCGCTGAATGGAGAGTCGCCGTGGCCAATGAGTCTAGCAGTACAGGCAACACTCCATTGCTTCTATCAGCAGCAGTTTTTCGCTCATCAGATTATTACACCATCAACTATCCAATCAGAGCTATATCAAACAGCTTGGACTGGATCAATGTAATGGCCTATGACTTCTACGGTCCTGGCTGGTCAAATGTGACAGGACCACCTGCTGCATTATACAACCCCGGGACTACAATGAGCGGGGATTATGGAATCACAACTTGGATCCAGGCTGGTGTGGCAGCTAATAAAATAGTACTTGGATTTCCCTTCTATGGCTGGGCTTGGACGCTTGCAAATGCTAATAACAATGGCTTTTTCGCACCAACTGTTGGACCAGCTATATCGAACGATGGCGACATAGGCTATGCACAGATCAACAATTTCATCGCTCAAAATGGTGCAAGCGCACTTTACAATTCAACTTTCGTTTCCAATTTCTGCTACTCTGGCACAACCTGGATTGGATACGATGATAAGGAGAGTGTTTCGACTAAAGTCACCTACGCCAAGAACAGAGGATTGCTCGGTTATTTTGCCTGGCATGTCGGCGCTGATGACAACTGGGCTCTTTCTCAACAAGGTTAGTGTGGATTTATCGGTAATTCAATTTTGTCCCGTCCCTTTAATTTACCTGTAGGGTTCTTCTAACAATGCATTAACACCATTGTTGTGGCAGCGGCATCTACATGGGGAGCATAGACACAAAATGCTGACAGGATAAGCATATAGGTATCACTATCTGTATACACCATCTTAATAAGACGAAGAAGCCATGTTAAATAATCAATATGTTTCCATGATATCCTAACATTTACCTATGGAATtataaattacatatttttCCCAATTAGATTATCAGTTTCTACTCACTGAGGCAGAGTCGGCTGCCCGCAGCTCCCAAGACTTCCATGCTTTGAACTGGATTTCTGTGATGATTTATAGCTTAGCTCCAAAAATCTAGAGGTGTGCTTTTTTATAGATGAAAAGAACTATTAATTaagaacaaattaataaaattacataatgGGGTCCAAAGCCTGGAAGGAAAGAACCTACATGTTATTGATACCAGGAGTCACATCCCCCATCTTGTCACCATATGATAATCAGATAAACCctccatgtgattttttttttatcgagttcttttatagttaaattgataatatcttataaaagtaaaaaatacatactttttatataaatgttattaaaaaaaaaaaccaatcatatCTCTTTTTCAAACACTCTCATAGAATTAGGAAGAGACAAGGAGATCAAAGATGAAAAGGTTGGGAAATTAGGTGATGATTTAGAAGTTTTGCAAAATGTTTAGGTTAGTCCTTATACTTTTCACTTTCTAATTTTTCAGCCcctttggttttgaaaaaattaattttgatccaaaactttatttatttatttatttattttaatcctaGTTTGAGAAATGAGAAATATAGCTGTCggttttcaatgaaaaaaaaagaaaaaaatgatcaatGTTGATTTCAACCAATTAAAGATCAATCATAGTGTTAATATATATCCATTTGATGAGAAAAGTTCTCCTAAGATCTTACTTACCCTTCGTCTTGCTTTAAATGGTAGATCCGGTCTTGATaaggttttttgttttcgagttaatttttgttgttttgaatagACGATTTGCTAATTTGAACTCATATATGGATTTATTTAGGTCTTTATGGTGACTTTTTGGCTATCTAAAATGGTCTATCATTAAACTAGAAGCGATGcgtcttttatttgtttgtaaaagAACTCAAGTTGGACAACATGTCGTATATCACAAAcgaaagaaaaaagtttatatgAGCATAAATTCAATGctctttatttaaaataggaaaagaaaaaatttaaataaaagatcttcttttaaaaaaaagacttgataaaaatcaatttttttatttttagtggatcctttttattatctttttacaaaaaattattattttttaaaacaaacatttattttttataaaaacgtctaaaaaaatctattacttcattttcaattttcatagcAAAGTCAAGAGAGGGAATCCAAATTCTTTCTTGATGGGGTTCTTCGATCCATGTCAGCTAACATTTTTCCACTCAATGGgaatcaatgatttttatttttttttatcttttgggCTCAAAAGCTggtccatcaatatttttttttttagttaatttttttaaaatatatatcatccaATTTCAATATAtcacatttttaatattttaaaaatgtattgtaaaattaaattttggactcatgattgattgattttttttttattgaaaaacatgttaataatacccatatatattttttatagctaGAGAAAAATGATCTAGCTTGCAGGATAACTCATACACTAAATTAAGTTCGTGGTCGAGATTAGCCAACCAATTTGCGTAATAGAttggttgttaatttttaaagtattactacttatttgttcctttttttttttttgtattagaagacttataaatttgaaatgtaTTCGGAAAAAAAGGAAGGGTAGTTAACAATTTAAGCATAAGATctccaaataaaaatacaaaatttaattctttaggGTCTCGTTTAGAGCTAATATTAGATTATTGACTCACATTATGCTACgggttagattaattttttcataatataaaaaaatatttagacattgctaattttttttctaatggaaaaaaaattaaatcgtgAAGGAATTGATTGGATGTGACCCAGTTCATTAGATGAGTCTAAAAATAACCTGAAAGATcgataaaaaattagtttgattgAGCAAAATTTCAatgatatagttttttaatattaaaattgcaACATATTGTATTGACTTGGTTCAACCCAGATTAACAAGTTAAATGTACATCCTtggttatgaaattataataaccctataaaaagcaaattaaaacaaattatgaaatcaattcttaaaaaactcaaaattaaaagatgaaattgaaaaaaatcaattataaaaagatctaaaaaaaaaaagatgggttaATTTGCTAAATCCACAACTTAGATCATAAAATcgagataaccctatagaaaaccaatggaaataatttacaaagtctgatttttaatcaaaccaatgttaaaggatggaattaaaaaaaaatcaatcaattaaaaaaaaacataaaagaacaaCTCAAGTcaattcatcaaatccatgacctagatcatgagactgagataatcatataaaaataatataaaaaaagagctaGTTTATCtagggttaacttgtcaaattagtgattttatcatgaaatcaagataattttttttaaaaaaatcaaaagaaattataaagtttaattttcaatcgaTCTTGTTAAATATAacatttgaatgataaaatttaaaaaatttaaataaaaaacaacataaaaatactCGACTTAACTTGGATTAACATATAATTCATAGATCATTAggttaaaataatctaataaaaagtaaatacaaACAAATCATAGAGTAATACAAGATCCATCTTTTGCAGCACCAAAATCTTTTTATGCAGGATATGTTGGGTAGAGTTCTATTAGGCAATGATCTATGTACCATGACTCATTAATCAAGGCAGAGTTTTCTGGGCTGCAAAGAATGAGCATGGATGACGAAGTTCAAATGATGATTCTGATAAATAGTTCAAGGCGATTTTAAAACAAAGATTCAAGATCAATTGTATACAAATAATAGATTGCATGTATTATTGCAGCTACTGATAGCATTATGGTATTTTGAGGTGTGGTGGATACATCCTAACAATGCTATTCGTATGTTTAGACACCGTTTGACATTACATTTGTacgtttcatcaaattttgaatttttttttttgctaaaattgagtgcgatttgtactttttggatcgttttaatgtgttgatgtcaaaaataattttttaaaaataaaaaacatcatttgcatgtatttcggcacgaaaaactatttgaaaaacaaccactaccacactgccaaacacgctcttaattAAGGAAGACAGTAACCAAGGGGGCTTGCTATCATGGAAACCAGTAAAAACCACGATGACTGGTGgctgatattaataaaaacttatttgtgttttatattttaaaaatatttgatttattttttatttgatttatttattttaaattaatttttttatatttttaaatcattttaatgtgctgatcttaaaaataatttttaaaaataataattatcatattttcaaaccCTATCAAAATAAACTCGTTAAAACTTCTAGCAAAATCACCCGAAGCTTTGGAATCTAAATTTTGCAAACGTGAGCTTAAAGCAATGGgcagaaaacatattttttcatattttgtattGGTGTCGCGATCGCcaccaagaaaaatgaaaaataaggtTAGTATTTTGAATATACGACCAAGTGTTCGTTTGTAActgtattgttttaaaaattgatttttttatttaatttttagattatttaatatgtttgttgttaaaaatattttttaatatataatttttttaaaaaataactattatcataCCCTCAaataccttttaatttaatttaaagctgCAAATTATAGAGAGCTCATGATTATTTTTGCCCTAGAGCtacagtttatatttttaaattaaatttgttttatctaattgttttttttttttcttaactaataCCCATAGAACATTTGCACGGGCCCCTCTTTCTTAGCCCAACACTCAACGCAAACACCAGCCGGCCCAGTACGTAAATCATATAAACGACGACGTTAACTCCCCTCTACTATAAAACATCCAAGCACTGCAATCTAGGGTTTCTATCAGAGAGGGTTTCATATCGGCTGCTTCAGTCTCTTGCCTCCAAGCCCCCAACCCGGGAAAATGGTACTCTCCTTCACCCCccttctctctgtctctcgATGTATCCGTGTTTGTGTTTATGATAACGGGACTTACGTAAGTACTAATGTttgatttcatgtttgttttgtAGCCGTCACACAAGACCTTCAGGATCAAGAAGAAGCTGGCGAAGAAGATGAGGCAGAACAGGCCTATCCCTCACTGGATCCGTATGAGAACTGATAACACCATCAGGTACTAAAATCCTTCAatactttttcttcttctttatttatttacttctgttatcccccccttttttttttctcgttcaAGAGATAaagatttttgtgttttcgTTGTTGTGAAGGTACAATGCTAAGCGCAGGCACTGGAGACGTACCAAACTAGGGTTTTGAGCTGGAATAAATGATTTGAAGTTCGAACAATTTAAGTTCTatgtagtttttaattttgtcagACTTTAATATCCAGAGGAATTGTTTTGTTGTGATTTTGAAGGGATTGCTGTTTATTTTTGAGcttgattttatatttgaagaaatGGTTCAGACCAGTTCAAGCTTGATGTGATGACCAGTTATTTATTTCGTGTTGTTTGCTTGTTGAGTTTGTTCATGTGGTAATTGCCCTGATCTCCATTATATTTTCGCCTCAAGCAGGTTTTGATATCAATCAGTTTTCGGGTTTGTGATGTTTTCTAGTATTTATTTGATGGTCATTTCTACCAGTGGAGGCTAGAATAAGCTGTTAATATGCTGGTGAAGTCTTTTAAAGAAGGAAGCAATGGGTTAGAAGGTGGTTTAACAGAGGGTCCCAGATGATGACGAAAGTTGTTAGATTATTTGTCAATAGGAAAATACAGAAGTTTAAATAACCTTAAAAGCTGATTAAGGGGTATTTGGAAATGAGGTCGTTGTTCCTGTCAAAAGAATTCCTTTGTTGCTCAAGTAGGATTTGTTGAAATAGATGGGATGCACATTGTTATTGCTTGGAAGTGATCTTGAGGTTTAGGACTTAGATCTAGAGTTTAACATTGTAATTATGCTATGTTGTGGCTTGTCTCAATGGTTTTATTCGCAACTCCTGtcttatgttttattttcatcctttgAGATGGTTGAACTAAGTTTTGGGTGAAGTACATATAGAATGGATCAAGTTTATACGAAGATTGTTCCTTTTTCGGTGTATGGTATAAAGAATTAGAAAGTAGTTTAAGTCAACTGGGAGAAAGTTGAGGGAGTTTGTGCTCTGGATAGATGTATTTCAGTTGGAGTGTTGGATCAGAATGTTTTCTGAATCGGCTGTCAAGAGTTATTCAATTGGGTGAGGCATAACATTTGTGTGCTTGGCTTAGTTAGAAGCAAGATGAAACTTGCTCTTGTAATTTGGAATCTAGTCTCAAGGTTGAGAAATAGGTGAAGGATGGTATGAAATGCTACTGCATACAACCAGAAATTAGTGCCAAGTCCTTTTTGTGAAATCTAATTGTACAATCATA includes:
- the LOC118043782 gene encoding large ribosomal subunit protein eL39, with protein sequence MPSHKTFRIKKKLAKKMRQNRPIPHWIRMRTDNTIRYNAKRRHWRRTKLGF
- the LOC118043783 gene encoding class V chitinase; the protein is MALNIIPLFFSIFLVSFQPSFSVGQTVVKGGYWFPGSGFAVSDIDSTLFTHLFCAFADVNSQTYQVTISSSNQAQFQTFTTTVQRKNPSVKTLLSIGGGGSDVNTFASMARQSSSRKSFIDSSIKLARSNNFLGLDLDWEYPSDSTQMKNFGTLLTEWRAAVVTEAKSSGKTPLLLSAAVLYLPYYYSSSVTYPIQAISNSLDWINLMAYDFYGPGWSPSRTGPPAALYNSGNLESGDNGVRSWIQAGMSAKKLVLGLPFYGWSWRLTNSNNNGLFAPANGQGLAGDGSIGYNQIKQYITQNRATKVFNVTVVTDYCYSGTTWIGYDDTQSISTKVAYAKGKGLLGYFAWHVGADDNWALSSKALQTWGA
- the LOC118043784 gene encoding class V chitinase, with the translated sequence MAARTLPFFLTLLFLLQLHSSAGQNAVRAGYWFPGSGLPVSSIDSTLFTHLFCAFADLDPQTNRVIISSANQAQFSTFTRTVQQKNPSVKTLLSIGGGDADETAFAGMASQAGSRKSFIDSSINLARSNNFHGLDLDWEYPSTTTQMASLGLLLAEWRVAVANESSSTGNTPLLLSAAVFRSSDYYTINYPIRAISNSLDWINVMAYDFYGPGWSNVTGPPAALYNPGTTMSGDYGITTWIQAGVAANKIVLGFPFYGWAWTLANANNNGFFAPTVGPAISNDGDIGYAQINNFIAQNGASALYNSTFVSNFCYSGTTWIGYDDKESVSTKVTYAKNRGLLGYFAWHVGADDNWALSQQAASTWGA